One segment of Solanum lycopersicum chromosome 1, SLM_r2.1 DNA contains the following:
- the LOC101254428 gene encoding transcription factor bHLH18-like, whose product MEYYGFNQHWPISSYDELSAISIANSFGHENNLHESFISHHQPLLCHKRPIELSQIIEERPLKNSKTSHSWNNTIEIDQILSSQSVVSPNYSHLMNSSNNYTNQQVVTMKPKEETTNLSSSSITFAADHCHNNMVCHQDSFANQNYMMFKAASCQGANKSVSTNGKLTQAQDHIIAERKRREKLSQRFIALSALIPGLKKMDKASVLGDAIKYLKQLQEKVKTLEEQTKKKSVESVVFVKKYELYGDGENSSSDENYSSGTVPVDEALPEIEARISEKDVLIRIHCEKSKGVVEKTVAEIEKLHLSVINTCALSFGTSALDITIIAQMDEEFAMTVKDLVKNLRSALKVFM is encoded by the exons ATGGAATATTATGGGTTTAATCAACATTGGCCTATTAGCTCATATGATGAGCTAAGTGCAATATCTATAGCAAATTCATTTGGTCATGAGAATAATTTGCATGAATCATTCATCTCTCATCATCAGCCACTATTATGCCATAAAAGGCCTATAGAATTGTCCCAAATTATTGAAGAAAGGCCactaaaaaattccaaaacaagTCATAGCTGGAACAATACTATTGAAATTGATCAAATATTGAGCTCACAATCTGTGGTTTCTCCCAATTATTCCCATTTGATGAACTCATCAAATAATTACACTAACCAACAAGTTGTGACAATGAAGCCCAAAGAGGAAACAACTAATTTGTCATCAAGCAGTATAACTTTTGCAGCTGATCATTGTCATAACAATATGGTTTGTCATCAAGATTCTTTTGCTAATCAGAATTATATGATGTTTAAGGCTGCATCATGTCAAGGTGCTAATAAGAGTGTTAGCACTAATGGAAAATTAACACAAGCTCAAGATCATATCATTGCTGAGAGGAAAAGACGCGAAAAGCTTAGCCAAAGATTCATTGCTTTATCTGCTCTAATTCCCGGACTCAAAAAG ATGGACAAGGCTTCAGTTCTTGGAGATGCAATAAAATACTTGAAACAACTTCAAGAGAAAGTGAAGACGCTTGAGGagcaaacaaagaaaaaatcagTGGAATCTGTTGTATTTGTTAAGAAATATGAACTTTATGGAGATGGTGAAAATTCTTCATCAGATGAAAATTACTCAAGTGGTACTGTGCCAGTTGATGAGGCACTCCCAGAAATTGAAGCAAGAATATCTGAAAAAGATGTATTAATTAGAATCCACTGTGAAAAAAGCAAAGGAGTTGTTGAGAAAACAGTTGCTGAAATTGAGAAACTTCATCTATCAGTCATCAATACATGTGCCTTGTCTTTTGGAACTTCTGCTCTTGACATTACCATAATTGCTCAG ATGGATGAGGAATTTGCAATGACAGTAAAGGATCTTGTCAAAAATTTGCGCTCAGCTCTCAAAGTGTTTATGTGA
- the LOC101254738 gene encoding protein TUNICAMYCIN INDUCED 1, protein MDLRRSSRCCYLFAIFILAIAVWFSPSAASIAGKDINPPYPKAISDLKESIVKGLGFQAEDFKISGFDLKDALVGRSVSYEFDVEVDNKVIPLKLLEDVNKWEFVDLPIFRVEKGEENGLVERQTLENQVPVLAPFTLAGPMELWIQDAKDMRISLPHDVDAGELRKVILADGAVVTVKGARSVSLRHPIELPLPFNRTINGFASGMLALAEYLRQASLAQEGPLLSLRIVGPTSLTSPTSPSAPSANKLKLKRLAPGLVELSSVSKLKAMDAISTIDLQGETTALLTPNQFTTLWPVTSINGSNSNLLGFEALLSNILGPKAGKKGSFKLLKADVSAQTFVKIGFGVEKKLKEGDGFNLEGYPEWRTKPETVRMHFEVLAKVDGDKVVPEKIVQVDPITIEDTVAPSVQLGNVSMSKTPIVHQPPNPFTL, encoded by the exons atgGATTTGAGACGATCATCTCGTTGTTGTTATCTCTTTGCCATATTTATTCTTGCCATTGCTGTCTGGTTTTCTCCATCTGCAGCTTCCATCGCTGGCAAAGATATTAATCCTCCATATCCTAAAGCTATTTCT GACTTGAAGGAGTCAATTGTAAAGGGTTTAGGTTTTCAAGCGGAGGATTTCAAGATATCTGGGTTTGATTTGAAGGATGCTCTTGTGGGTAGGTCGGTGTCTTATGAGTTTGATGTGGAAGTTGATAATAAAGTAATTCCCTTAAAGCTTTTGGAGGATGTGAATAAATGGGAATTTGTAGATTTGCCTATTTTTCGGGTAGAGAAAGGTGAAGAAAATGGGTTGGTTGAAAGGCAGACATTGGAGAATCAGGTGCCTGTTTTGGCTCCATTTACTTTGGCAGGTCCCATGGAGCTGTGGATCCAGGATGCCAAGGACATGAGAATTTCATTACCT CATGATGTGGATGCTGGGGAGTTGAGGAAAGTGATTTTAGCCGATGGTGCTGTCGTTACTGTCAAGGGTGCCAGATCTGTTAGCCTGCGGCACCCTATAGAACTTCCACTGCCCTTCAACAGAACGATAAATGGCTTTGCCTCTGGTATGTTGGCATTGGCTGAATATCTACGTCAAGCTTCTCTCGCTCAAGAGGGACCTCTCCTCTCTCTTAGAATTGTTGGTCCTACATCTCTTACATCCCCCACCTCACCATCTGCCCCTTCTGCAAACAAACTTAAGCTTAAACGGCTTGCACCTGGTCTTGTTGAGTTGTCATCAGTATCAAAATTGAAAGCCATGGACGCCATCTCCACTATTGATCTCCAGGGAGAAACCACTGCACTTCTTACACCCAATCAATTCACTACATTGTGGCCTGTTACATCTATCAATGGTTCAAACTCGAACTTGCTTGGTTTTGAGGCCTTGCTTTCTAATATACTGGGTCCTAAAGCAGGTAAAAAAGGTTCTTTCAAGTTGTTAAAGGCAGATGTATCAGCCCAGACTTTTGTGAAGATTGGTTTTGGAGTTGAGAAGAAGTTGAAGGAAGGAGATGGGTTCAATTTGGAGGGTTATCCAGAGTGGAGAACTAAGCCTGAAACAGTAAGGATGCATTTTGAAGTTCTGGCAAAGGTAGATGGTGACAAAGTTGTGCCAGAGAAAATTGTGCAGGTTGATCCGATAACTATCGAGGACACAGTGGCACCCAGTGTGCAGTTGGGCAATGTCTCCATGTCAAAGACTCCAATTGTTCACCAACCTCCAAATCCATTCACCTTATAA
- the gMDH gene encoding glyoxisomal malate dehydrogenase: MQPSGAEVHQRIARISAHLYPSNPQMGDGSILERTNCRAKGGAAGFKVAILGAAGGIGQPLAMLMKMNPLVSVLHLYDVVNAPGVTADISHMDTGAVVRGFLGQSELEGALTGMDLVIIPAGIPRKPGMTRDDLFKINAGIVRTLCEGIAKCCPNAIVNLISNPVNSTVPIAAEVFKKAGTYDPKKLLGVTSLDVVRANTFVAEVLGLDPREVEVPVVGGHAGVTILPLLSQVKPPCSFTHEETEYLTKRIQDGGTEVVEAKKGAGSATLSMAYAAVKFADVCLKGLRGDAGVVACAFVASQVTELPFFASKVRLGRTGAEEVYQLGPLNEYERIGLEKAKKELAESIQKGISFIRN, from the exons ATGCAGCCATCAGGTGCAGAAGTTCACCAACGAATAGCCAGAATTTCAGCTCATCTTTACCCTTCAAATCCCCAG ATGGGAGATGGGTCTATTTTGGAAAGAACAAATTGCAGAGCAAAAGGTGGAGCAGCTGGATTCAAAGTTGCTATACTGGGTGCTGCTGGAGGAATTGGGCAGCCACTTGCAATGTTGATGAAGATGAATCCTTTAGTCTCAGTTCTTCATCTCTATGATGTTGTTAATGCTCCTGGTGTTACTGCTGATATTAGCCACATGGACACTGGTGCTGTT GTGAGGGGTTTTCTAGGGCAAAGTGAGCTTGAAGGTGCACTTACAGGAATGGACCTTGTGATCATACCTGCTGGTATTCCAAGAAAACCTGGAATGACAAGAGATGATCTTTTTAAGATTAATGCTGGAATTGTGAGGACCCTCTGTGAAGGAATTGCAAAGTGCTGTCCTAATGCTATTGTCAATTTGATTAGTAATCCAGTGAACTCCACAGTTCCTATTGCAGCTGAAGTTTTCAAGAAAGCAGGCACTTATGATCCAAAGAAGCTTCTTGGAGTTACCTCACTTGATGTTGTGAGAGCTAACACTTTTGTG GCAGAAGTCTTGGGACTAGATCCTAGGGAAGTAGAGGTTCCTGTCGTTGGAGGTCATGCTGGGGTGACAATTTTGCCTCTTCTCTCACAG GTCAAGCCTCCTTGCTCCTTCACACACGAGGAAACAGAATATTTGACTAAGCGCATTCAAGATGGAGGAACAGAGGTTGTTGAG GCAAAAAAAGGGGCTGGATCTGCAACTCTATCTATG GCATATGCAGCTGTAAAATTTGCAGATGTTTGTCTCAAGGGCTTAAGAGGAGATGCCGGTGTGGTGGCTTGTGCTTTTGTAGCTTCTCAG GTCACAGAACTCCCTTTCTTTGCCTCCAAAGTACGACTTGGCCGTACTGGAGCTGAAGAAGTCTATCAACTTGGTCCCCTAAATGAGTATGAGAG GATTGGACTGGAGAAGGCCAAGAAAGAGCTTGCTGAGAGCATTCAGAAAGGAATTTCCTTCATCAGGAATTAG
- the LOC101255038 gene encoding receptor-like protein kinase 7, whose protein sequence is MSASDNFFRPFPVLLLCFLVFLISPSHQQDELLLMQFKSTLKTIQSSELFDTWTPQNNICNFTGIFCDSDSKLVKEINLSEQNLSGVVSFDSLCSLKSLQKISLGTNYLYGRVSDHLKNCTNLQYLDLGSNSFSGEVPNLSSLSQLEFLNLNRSGFSGSFPWSSLANLTNLTFLSLGDNSFLKSSFPLEILNLDNLYWVYLTNSSIEGLIPEGIGNLTLLENLELSYNDLSGKIPDGIIKLTKLKQLEIYSNGLTGKFPVGFGNLSSLVNFDASSNNLEGDLSELKSLSLLESLQLFENHFSGEIPVEFGDFKFTELSLYRNMFSGSLPQNIGSWAELQYIDVSENMFTGSIPPDMCKKGSMTDLLLLQNNFTGGIPSNYANCLSLQRLRVSNNSLSGVVPSGIWSLPDLEIIDLTLNLFEGPVTSNIGEAKSLAQLFLAYNQFNGQLPQTISEVSSLVAINLSANQFSGDIPAAIGELKKLNTLHLEYNLFSGSLPDSIGSCVSLCEINLAGNSLSGAIPESLGSLRSLNSLNLSDNSLSGQIPATLSSLRLSLLDLSNNRLSGSIPDSLSIKAFSNSFSGNPDLCSDNFGSLMPCSSDTHTSKDHRTVVLCLIAGVVVLVLSLTGFIYVKFKHNNQDIPVKRLDSWDIKQFHVLSFSEDQVMKALKQENLIGRGGSGNVYRLVLNCGKQLAVKHIIKSDCGDQKSYRSSSAILVKENHRSKEYDAEVTTLSSIRHVNVVKLYCSITSEDSNMLVYEYLTNGSLWDRLHTSQKVKMDWLVRYDIALGAAQGLEYLHHGYDRPVMHRDVKSSNILLDEQMKPKIADFGLAKVLHVNGTKDSSQVVAGTHGYIAPEYAYTTKVTEKSDVYSFGVVLMELVTGKKPVEAEYGENIDIVQWVCSKIRNNTSMIDLVDSSIFEGFKEDAVEVLKIAVHCTSRTPALRPSMRMVVHMLEEAEPCKLTDVVVNSPNEDGRKQGLAN, encoded by the exons atgtcagcCAGTGACAACTTTTTCCGGCCATTCCCAGTTTTATTGCTCtgttttttagttttcttgatttctccTTCTCATCAACAAGATGAGTTACTACTCATGCAATTCAAATCCACTCTGAAAACAATACAAAGTTCAGAGCTTTTTGACACGTGGACACCTCAGAATAACATTTGCAACTTCACTGGAATTTTCTGTGATTCTGACAGTAAATTGGTTAAAGAAATCAATCTTTCTGAACAGAATCTATCTGGGGTTGTCTCTTTTGATTCATTATGTTCTCTGAAATCCCTACAAAAGATATCTCTTGGTACTAATTACTTGTACGGTAGAGTCAGTGACCATTTGAAAAACTGTACAAACTTGCAGTATTTGGATTTGGGTAGCAATTCTTTTTCAGGGGAAGTTCCAAATTTGTCTTCTTTAAGCCAATTGGAGTTTTTGAATCTCAATAGGAGTGGATTCTCTGGTTCATTTCCTTGGAGTTCACTAGCAAATCTTACTAATCTAACTTTCTTGAGTTTGGGTGACAATTCATTTCTTAAAAGTTCATTCCCTCTTGAAATTTTGAATCTTGATAATTTATATTGGGTTTACCTTACCAATAGTAGTATTGAAGGCCTAATTCCAGAAGGTATTGGAAATCTCACTCTGCTTGAAAATCTTGAGCTTTCATATAATGACTTGTCAGGCAAAATCCCAGATGGAATAATCAAACTTACTAAGCTTAAACAGCTTGAGATCTATTCTAATGGACTAACAGGAAAGTTCCCTGTGGGGTTTGGGAATCTCAGTAGCCTTGTCAATTTTGATGCTTCAAGTAACAATCTTGAAGGTGATCTTTCAGAGCTCAAGTCTTTATCTCTTCTTGAATCTTTGCAGCTGTTTGAAAACCATTTTTCTGGTGAGATTCCTGTTGAATTTGGTGATTTCAAGTTTACAGAACTGTCATTGTACAGAAACATGTTTTCTGGTTCTCTTCCTCAAAATATAGGATCATGGGCAGAACTTCAGTACATTGATGTTTCTGAGAATATGTTTACTGGTTCGATACCGCCTGATATGTGCAAGAAAGGGAGTATGACTGATCTTTTGCTTCTCCAGAACAACTTCACTGGTGGGATACCTTCGAACTATGCTAATTGTTTGTCGTTGCAGCGTTTAAGGGTTAGCAACAATTCACTTTCAGGAGTAGTCCCTAGTGGAATTTGGAGTTTGCCAGATTTGGAAATCATTGATCTCACATTGAATCTATTTGAAGGCCCAGTGACATCAAATATCGGTGAGGCAAAGTCTTTAGCACAGTTGTTTCTAGCCTACAACCAGTTCAATGGTCAATTACCACAGAcaatatcagaagtttcttcaTTAGTAGCCATTAATCTGAGCGCGAATCAGTTCTCTGGTGATATTCCAGCAGCAATAGGTGAACTTAAGAAGCTTAATACTCTTCATTTAGAGTATAATTTGTTTTCTGGAAGTCTTCCAGATTCAATCGGATCATGTGTCTCTCTCTGTGAAATTAATCTTGCTGGTAATTCACTTTCTGGTGCAATTCCCGAAAGTCTTGGCTCTTTGCGTAGCTTGAACTCTCTCAATCTATCTGATAACAGCCTCTCAGGTCAAATTCCAGCGACCCTTTCGAGTTTAAGATTAAGccttcttgatttgtcaaacaATAGGTTGAGTGGTAGCATACCAGATTCTTTATCAATAAAAGCTTTTAGTAATAGCTTTTCGGGAAATCCAGATCTTTGTAGTGACAATTTTGGTAGTCTCATGCCATGTTCATCAGATACGCACACATCTAAAGACCACAGGACAGTCGTGTTGTGCTTGATAGCTGGGGTGGTGGTTCTTGTTCTGTCACTTACAGGTTTCATTTATGTGAAGTTTAAGCACAATAATCAGGATATTCCCGTAAAGAGACTTGATTCTTGGGATATCAAACAGTTCCATGTATTGAGCTTTAGTGAAGATCAAGTCATGAAGGCACTGAAGCAAGAAAATTTGATTGGTAGAGGTGGTTCAGGGAATGTGTACAGATTAGTCTTGAACTGTGGAAAACAGTTGGCCGTGAAACACATTATAAAATCCGATTGTGGTGACCAGAAAAGTTACCGGAGCAGCTCAGCCATACTGGTGAAGGAGAATCACAGATCAAAAGAGTATGATGCTGAGGTGACCACGTTAAGTTCCATTAGGCATGTCAATGTTGTCAAATTGTACTGTAGCATCACAAGTGAGGACTCAAATATGCTGGTTTATGAATACTTAACTAATGGAAGCTTATGGGACCGATTGCACACGTCTCAGAAAGTCAAGATGGATTGGTTGGTGAGATATGACATTGCATTAGGTGCTGCTCAAGGGCTTGAGTATCTGCATCACGGATATGACAGACCCGTGATGCATCGGGATGTCAAGTCTAGCAACATCTTGTTGGATGAACAGATGAAGCCCAAAATTGCTGATTTTGGACTAGCCAAAGTTTTGCATGTTAATGGTACTAAGGACTCTTCTCAGGTTGTAGCTGGGACGCATGGCTACATTGCTCCTG AGTATGCTTACACAACCAAGGTGACCGAGAAGAGTGATGTCTATAGCTTCGGGGTGGTGCTAATGGAATTGGTGACTGGAAAGAAGCCAGTGGAGGCAGAATACGGGGAGAACATTGACATAGTCCAATGGGTTTGTAGCAAGATAAGAAACAATACTAGCATGATCGATTTGGTGGATTCAAGCATTTTCGAGGGGTTCAAAGAAGATGCAGTTGAGGTTCTTAAAATTGCAGTTCATTGCACATCAAGGACGCCAGCATTAAGACCTTCCATGAGGATGGTAGTTCATATGCTGGAAGAAGCCGAGCCTTGCAAGCTGACAGATGTAGTCGTGAATTCACCAAATGAGGATGGCAGGAAACAAGGACTTGCTAACTAA
- the LOC101255341 gene encoding F-box protein At4g35733: MSRQKKKEKLVKPQEKTKSLLEPWPNLPQQLLNFMGRQHPDETNRLMQNICFPGVTKSWRAVPKQCSNKNAQLPWLEISDKDHFFQSKTQEHTLTIPFRLGEYWWYSRRSSWDVPWTHFHGCSHGLIVAGGKDPATYCLLIPTSRFTYRSIPTWDPTIPFKFATLSSNPYNNNKACFLMVLTGCSTPAFVVSNIGYQNKWMKEENTLLDPNCSKRELMQFTNAIGFEGKFYALSLQGTLAVIEEIESRFQITKLSRSRAVPSVFPKHFTEYLQESNGEILLIFLIFEKSIRKMDKVEVFKLEMDDLSWLKLDKLGNRTLFVGTNYCMSVNASQLGCRSNCVYFIERATNTWLVYEMGSDTISPCFDDYGSQTISPVWEEPIVENKFIVR, translated from the coding sequence ATGAGTCGTCAAAAAAAGAAGGAGAAGCTTGTCAAACCTCAAGAAAAGACTAAAAGCTTGCTAGAGCCATGGCCAAATCTCCCTCAACAGCTCCTCAACTTTATGGGAAGGCAACATCCTGATGAAACCAATCGTCTTATGCAGAACATCTGCTTCCCTGGTGTTACTAAATCATGGAGAGCAGTACCTAAGCAATGTAGTAACAAAAATGCACAATTACCCTGGCTTGAAATTTCCGACAAAGATCATTTCTTCCAGTCCAAGACTCAAGAGCATACCCTCACCATCCCATTTCGACTAGGTGAATATTGGTGGTACAGTAGAAGGTCATCTTGGGATGTTCCTTGGACACATTTTCATGGATGTTCACACGGGTTGATTGTCGCTGGAGGGAAGGATCCTGCAACGTACTGTCTCTTGATTCCTACTTCAAGATTCACTTATCGGAGTATTCCCACTTGGGATCCCACAATTCCATTCAAGTTTGCAACTCTGTCTTCAAATCCTTATAACAATAACAAGGCCTGTTTTTTGATGGTGTTAACAGGATGTTCCACTCCAGCCTTTGTGGTTTCCAATATTGGATACCAAAATAAATGGATGAAAGAAGAGAACACCTTGCTTGACCCTAACTGTTCAAAAAGGGAACTAATGCAATTTACTAATGCCATCGGCTTTGAAGGTAAGTTCTATGCATTGAGCTTACAAGGTACTTTAGCTGTAATCGAAGAAATTGAATCCAGGTTTCAAATCACTAAATTAAGCAGAAGCCGGGCTGTTCCATCAGtttttccaaaacacttcaCAGAGTATTTACAAGAATCCAATGGAGAGATCTTGttgattttcttgatatttgaaaaatcgaTTAGGAAGATGGATAAAGTGGAAGTGTTCAAGCTAGAGATGGATGATCTATCATGGTTAAAATTGGACAAACTTGGAAATAGAACATTGTTTGTAGGGACTAATTATTGTATGTCCGTTAATGCAAGTCAATTGGGCTGCAGAAGCAACTGTGTCTATTTCATTGAACGCGCTACTAATACTTGGCTGGTTTATGAAATGGGAAGTGATACTATTTCTCCCTGTTTTGATGATTATGGTTCTCAAACAATAAGTCCAGTATGGGAAGAGCCAATAGTTGAAaacaaatttattgtaagatGA
- the LOC138347293 gene encoding uncharacterized protein — MVQKVKKEKNQISPKKETNTSPRPWPNLPKEITSLISKEHILMENISFGGVTKSWRSAKSKSCSPRGKSLWPQLTEIQQNTNHSHCFHIWFYTGEYWPYGRRWRTWKDPWIYFKGHSHGQLIAAGQYPDDIFLWKSYTGSYCKLPNWDTCVPFKFAALSTYHPMDLKGHGKTCITMVLTGASSPAFVFCKMGVGKECVWKKQDCIVTDPFGSGEHCQFGTIAVIEEIDSSLSVTKISLSRAVPSIISRQFKGILVESEGEILSIFLISKRSIKKVDDVEIYRLDIPKLLWVKMESLGHRTLFVEEECCMWINANKLGCRSNCVYFTQQIGENWWLFDMQEQAISPVPQSSLFGIETLMEN, encoded by the exons atggtTCAAAAAGTCAAGAAGGAAAAGAATCAAATTTCACCAAAGAAAGAAACGAACACTAGCCCAAGGCCATGGCCAAATCTTCCCAAAGAAATCACCAGCTTAATCTCAAAAGAACACATTCTAATGGAAAACATCAGTTTTGGTGGTGTCACCAAGTCATGGAGATCAGCAAAGTCAAAAAGTTGTAGCCCAAGAGGAAAGTCCCTGTGGCCACAACTCACTGAAATTCAACAAAACACGAACCATTCTCACTGCTTCCATATCTGGTTTTATACGGGAGAGTACTGGCCTTATGGTAGAAGATGGAGAACATGGAAGGACCCTTGGATATATTTCAAGGGTCATTCCCATGGTCAACTAATAGCAGCTGGACAATATCCAGATGATATCTTTTTGTGGAAATCCTACACAGGGAGTTACTGTAAACTTCCAAATTGGGATACTTGCGTTCCATTCAAGTTTGCAGCTTTATCTACATATCATCCCATGGATCTCAAAGGTCATGGGAAAACCTGTATAACTATGGTGCTAACAGGAGCTTCTTCCCCAGCTTTTGTGTTCTGTAAAATGGGAGTAGGAAAAGAATGTGTGTGGAAAAAACAAGACTGTATCGTCACTGATCCTTTTGGCTCAGGTGAACATTGTCAGTTC GGAACTATTGCCGTTATTGAAGAAATTGATTCTAGCCTTAGTGTCACTAAGATCAGCTTAAGCAGGGCTGTTCCTTCTATTATTTCAAGGCAATTTAAGGGAATTTTAGTTGAATCAGAAGGGGAAATCTTATCGATTTTCTTGATCTCCAAAAGATCCATTAAGAAAGTAGATGATGTTGAAATTTACAGGCTTGATATTCCAAAACTGTTGTGGGTGAAAATGGAAAGCCTTGGGCATAGAACATTGTTCGTCGAAGAGGAATGTTGTATGTGGATTAATGCCAACAAGCTAGGATGCAGGAGCAACTGCGTATATTTTACTCAGCAAATAGGTGAAAACTGGTGGCTATTCGACATGCAAGAACAAGCAATATCACCAGTTCCCCAAAGCAGCCTTTTTGGTATTGAAACTCTGATGGAGAATTGA
- the LOC101250751 gene encoding uncharacterized protein, which translates to MAEDKHQPEIEPEMDIDEGGEDEDCDDEVFYERIEAPKFVDFSTPDYYRPDDRYWFCLRVGCDQKHEEEMDSEKIYKDFVLRVMAARSPNVRLQKALSRHAAGKNIKCPLTVPAKSSKSRLSKLASVSTISRKLIEDKEKTSSCKLIEDKEKIGHLSKPTANPKIRGRQVAAKYLTTPRNKKCLPNPNSFHSVQNPKPAALDVPKNRIIAKALVFHSPKKAISLKKSVELRIPLTKLCQGIKKLEITDQKKRLLKYSGKSKDTKPNCRDAMMNKNPQKDKSKTPKNTGKSQTRVPRESRPLHSTKIQNQAKLGKQCHSKNMAENGCSKTEVDLALRDSNKEIATALDNHENSAHPEANFSSTLHSTKNMDLALADAVTDELKCDADQKYLVGNDLPQSQLPTREDHSSTELNTMDHSICFQTSEGAGHHNCEGVDSDDKENVSVPDENRSPTNNLNQAGQKVLGVQKIKKIVKKNSQAAANNLKESLLSTNAGASGMKPKKPKPTNPKPFRLRTDERGILREADLQRKKQGNVEDPDNENRCTKDNPEDNERDSKGLQNDLSTESGIKISKTSDGKVRLRKSSITPERSNATQLKTANLRNAKSPCLRQGQQLTAIQEASANNSKAKALTPSRMLSHGRRPLTIPKEPHFHSTHRPKSCTRNLVEQVPM; encoded by the exons ATGGCAGAAGATAAGCATCAGCCGGAAATCGAGCCCGAGATGGACATAGACGAAGGAGGAGAAGACGAAGACTGTGATGATGAAGTTTTTTACGAGAGAATTGAAGCCCCAAAGTTTGTAGACTTCTCAACTCCTGATTACTACCGTCCTGATGATCGTTACTGGTTCTGTCTCCGTGTTG GCTGCGACCAAAAACACGAAGAAGAAATGGACTCTGAGAAAATTTACAAGGATTTTGTTCTCCGT GTAATGGCTGCTAGAAGCCCCAATGTTAGACTTCAGAAAGCACTAAGCAGACATGCTGCAGG CAAGAACATAAAGTGCCCACTTACAGTACCAGCGAAATCTTCCAAGTCTAGACTTTCAAAGCTAGCTTCTGTTTCAACCATTTCTCGTAAATTGATTGAAGACAAAGAGAAGACCAGTTCTTGTAAATTGATTGAAGATAAAGAGAAGATCGGTCATTTATCAAAGCCAACTGCCAATCCAAAAATAAGAGGAAGACAAGTTGCTGCCAAGTATCTAACAACCCCAAGGAACAAAAAATGCCTTCCAAATCCAAATTCCTTTCATAGTGTGCAAAATCCAAAGCCTGCAGCCCTTGATGTTCCAAAGAATAGAATCATCGCAAAGGCTTTGGTCTTCCACTCCCCGAAGAAAGCCATCAGTTTAAAGAAATCAGTGGAACTACGAATCCCCTTAACCAAATTATGTCAAGGAATCAAAAAGCTAGAGATAACAGATCAAAAGAAGCGCCTACTGAAGTACTCCGGGAAGTCAAAGGATACAAAACCTAATTGCAGAGATgctatgatgaataaaaatccTCAGAAGGACAAAAGCAAGACCCCTAAGAATACTGGAAAGTCTCAAACTCGAGTACCAAGGGAATCCAGACCTTTACACTCAACTAAAATTCAGAACCAAGCTAAATTGGGTAAGCAGTGCCACTCCAAAAACATGGCAGAAAATGGATGCAGCAAGACAGAAGTTGATTTAGCATTGAGAGACAGTAACAAAGAGATTGCTACTGCTTTAGACAACCATGAAAATTCTGCACATCCAGAAGCTAATTTCTCTTCAACTTTACATTCTACCAAAAATATGGATTTGGCATTAGCAGATGCTGTGACAGATGAATTGAAATGTGATGCTGATCAGAAATATTTGGTGGGAAATGATCTACCACAAAGTCAACTACCAACTCGAGAGGATCATAGTAGTACCGAATTGAATACTATGGACCATTCCATTTGTTTCCAGACTTCAGAAGGGGCAGGACATCACAATTGTGAGGGCGTAGACAGTGATGACAAAGAGAATGTCTCCGTCCCCGATGAGAACAG AAGTCCCACCAACAATTTAAACCAGGCTGGACAAAAAGTTCTTGGTGTgcagaagataaaaaaaatcgtCAAGAAG AATTCTCAAGCAGCAgccaacaatcttaaggaaagtTTGCTTTCCACAAATGCTGGAGCTTCAGGGATGAAGCCCAAGAAGCCAAAGCCTACAAATCCTAAGCCTTTCAGGCTAAGAACTGAT GAAAGGGGAATTCTTAGGGAAGCTGACTTACAAAGGAAAAAACAG GGTAATGTAGAAGATCCTGACAACGAAAACAGATGCACCAAAGACAATCCTGAAGACAATGAGAGAGATTCAAAGGGCTTGCAAAATGATTTATCC ACTGAGAGTGGGATTAAAATCAGTAAGACTTCAGACGGGAAAGTGAGATTGAGGAAATCCAGTATAACACCAGAGAGATCTAATGCTACACAATTAAAGACAGCCAATTTAAGAAATGCTAAATCTCCATGTTTGAGACAAGGTCAGCAACTCACTGCAATACAAGAAGCATCAGCTAACAATTCCAAAGCTAAGGCTTTGACGCCTTCCAGAATGTTATCTCACGGAAGAAGGCCTCTGACAATTCCAAAGGAGCCACACTTCCACAGCACTCACCGGCCCAAAAGTTGCACAAGAAACTTAGTGGAACAAGTGCCCATGTAA